Proteins encoded within one genomic window of Bacillus sp. 1NLA3E:
- a CDS encoding enoyl-CoA hydratase: protein MGKSVLVTRLENGIVLITLNRPEAANALSIHMLEELHEAILTCKFDRTIRCLVITGAGEKAFCAGADLKERAGMDPIQVRKTVSLIRGNINELEALPQPVIAAVNGVAFGGGTELALASDIRVASETAKLGLTETALGIIPGAGGTQRLPRLVGKGRAKELIFTARRIDAWEAREIGLVEYVVPADLLLEKALELANQIVRNGPIAVAQAKFAIDKGYDVDLNTGLAIEQNAYEITIPTKDRIEGLQAFKEKRPPVYVGE, encoded by the coding sequence GTGGGTAAATCGGTGTTAGTTACAAGATTGGAAAATGGAATTGTTCTGATAACGCTAAATCGCCCGGAAGCAGCCAATGCATTATCGATCCATATGTTGGAAGAACTTCATGAAGCAATCCTGACCTGTAAATTTGACCGGACCATCCGCTGCCTGGTTATTACCGGAGCAGGGGAGAAAGCTTTTTGTGCAGGGGCTGATCTAAAAGAACGGGCCGGAATGGATCCGATTCAAGTACGGAAAACAGTTTCATTAATTCGTGGAAATATAAATGAATTAGAAGCATTGCCTCAGCCAGTAATTGCCGCAGTGAACGGAGTAGCATTTGGTGGAGGAACAGAATTAGCATTGGCGAGTGATATCCGTGTTGCTTCGGAAACTGCCAAACTAGGACTTACTGAAACCGCACTCGGAATCATTCCAGGTGCTGGGGGGACGCAACGCTTGCCTAGATTGGTAGGCAAGGGTCGAGCTAAAGAACTTATTTTTACCGCCCGCCGGATTGATGCGTGGGAAGCACGAGAAATTGGCTTAGTAGAATATGTAGTGCCAGCTGATCTCTTGCTTGAAAAAGCTTTAGAATTAGCAAATCAAATAGTTCGTAATGGTCCAATCGCGGTTGCTCAAGCAAAGTTTGCCATTGATAAAGGCTATGATGTTGATTTAAACACAGGTCTAGCTATTGAGCAAAATGCCTACGAAATTACGATTCCGACGAAGGATCGTATCGAGGGCTTACAAGCATTTAAGGAAAAGAGACCGCCGGTTTATGTTGGAGAATGA
- a CDS encoding acyl-CoA carboxylase subunit beta — MTVEVKTIQETLQERVEQIKKGGAPKYHEKNQEQGKLFVRDRLKLLFDPGFGLEDALFANCAAGDLPADGVVTGMGKINGQVVCVMANDSTIKAGSWGSRTVEKIIRIQETAEKLRVPLLYLVDSAGARITDQVEMFPGRRGAGRIFYNQVKLSGKVPQICVLFGPSAAGGAYIPAFCDIVIMVDKNASMYLGSPRMAEMVIGEKVTLEEMGGARMHCSVSGCGDILAKNEEEAISLARNYLSYFPANFSEKPPVRDVVAPKQLTKKLADIIPPNQNSPFNMHHLIEGFIDEGSFFEIKKLFAGELITGLARMNGKPIGIIANQPRVKGGVLFHDSADKAAKFINLCDAFNIPLLFLVDVPGYMIGTKVERAGIIRHGAKMISAMAEASVPKISVIVRKAYGAGLYAMAGPAFEPDCCLALPSASIAVMGPEAAVNAVYANKIASLPESERAAFVDEKREEYKEDIDIYRLASEMIIDGIIPADSLREELVNRFEVYSSKYVMFSERKHPVYPV; from the coding sequence ATGACAGTTGAGGTAAAGACCATTCAGGAGACCCTTCAGGAAAGAGTGGAACAAATTAAAAAGGGTGGAGCCCCTAAATACCATGAAAAGAATCAAGAACAAGGCAAATTGTTTGTTCGTGATCGGTTAAAGTTATTGTTTGATCCTGGGTTTGGATTAGAGGATGCCCTTTTTGCAAACTGTGCAGCTGGCGATCTTCCGGCAGATGGTGTTGTCACTGGGATGGGTAAAATCAATGGTCAGGTTGTTTGTGTAATGGCAAATGATTCAACGATCAAAGCGGGTTCTTGGGGATCTCGCACGGTTGAGAAAATTATTCGAATTCAAGAAACGGCCGAGAAACTTCGAGTACCTCTTCTTTATTTAGTCGATTCAGCCGGAGCCCGGATTACAGATCAAGTGGAAATGTTCCCTGGTCGCCGTGGTGCAGGACGAATCTTTTATAATCAAGTTAAACTTTCGGGTAAAGTGCCGCAAATCTGTGTTTTGTTTGGTCCGTCAGCTGCTGGTGGAGCTTATATTCCTGCATTTTGTGACATCGTAATCATGGTCGATAAGAATGCTTCAATGTACCTTGGCTCGCCGCGTATGGCAGAAATGGTTATTGGTGAAAAAGTAACCCTCGAAGAAATGGGCGGAGCCCGGATGCATTGTTCTGTTTCAGGCTGTGGTGATATCCTTGCAAAAAATGAAGAAGAAGCAATTTCACTAGCACGAAATTATTTGTCGTATTTCCCAGCTAATTTTTCTGAGAAACCACCTGTTCGAGATGTTGTCGCACCTAAGCAGTTAACGAAAAAGTTAGCGGATATCATTCCGCCGAATCAGAATTCTCCATTTAATATGCATCACCTGATTGAAGGGTTTATTGACGAAGGCTCCTTCTTCGAGATCAAAAAACTGTTTGCAGGTGAACTTATTACTGGTTTAGCACGAATGAATGGAAAGCCTATCGGGATTATTGCGAATCAGCCTCGAGTCAAAGGTGGGGTGTTATTCCATGATTCTGCAGATAAAGCAGCTAAATTTATTAACCTTTGTGACGCCTTCAATATTCCATTATTATTCCTAGTTGATGTTCCAGGATATATGATTGGAACAAAGGTTGAGCGTGCAGGAATCATTCGTCATGGTGCCAAAATGATTTCAGCGATGGCTGAAGCGAGTGTTCCAAAAATCTCGGTTATAGTCCGAAAAGCATACGGTGCGGGACTATATGCCATGGCGGGCCCAGCATTTGAACCTGATTGTTGTCTAGCTTTGCCATCAGCTTCGATTGCTGTTATGGGACCTGAAGCAGCTGTAAATGCCGTATATGCCAATAAAATTGCCTCCTTACCTGAAAGCGAGCGTGCTGCATTTGTTGATGAAAAGCGCGAGGAGTACAAAGAGGATATTGACATTTATCGCCTAG